The DNA segment ATCGTCATCTACTTACAGGTATTGAGCGTGCCGATTCAGTCACCATCGATGCCCACAAGCAGATGTATGTGCCAATGGGCGCGGGGATGGTGCTATTTAAAGACCCCACCTTTGCCAATGCCATTAAGCATCACGCCGAGTATATTCTACGTCAAGGCTCGAAAGATTTAGGCAGTCAGACCCTGGAAGGTTCCCGCCCGGGTATGGCGATGCTAGTGCATGCCTGTTTGAAGATCATTGGCCGAGAAGGCTATGAGATTTTAATTAACAATAGCCTTGAAAAGGCGCGTTACTTTGCAGATTTAATTACCGCAGAAGCCGATTTTGAACTGGTCTCGAAACCAGAGCTTTGTCTGCTCACCTATCGTTATGTGCCGCAATCGGTGCAAGTGGCGATGGCAAAAGCGCGTGAGACTGGCGATATCGCAACATTGACACAATACAATCAATTGCTAGATGGGTTGACGAAATTCGTGCAAAAGCGACAGCGTGAACAAGGCACCTCGTTTGTATCGCGTACGCGGATCAACCCAGAGAGCCACCAGCTGATGAATATCAAAGCCGTGGTCTTTAGGGTGGTATTAGCCAACCCATTAACTAGTCATGAAATTTTGCAGCAAGTGCTGACCGAGCAAGCGGTAATAGCTAACAGTGAAACTCAGTTCCTACCTCAGTTACTCTCACTCGCACAGGCCTAACAGCTAAATGACCGCAAGGCTCGATTGACGTTACGCTTTATCGAGCCTTGCTGTAATGAATAGATCAGTCACCTCACCAATTGGGCTAGGCTGCAGCTTGCGCTTAAGTTCGATAATACTAAATCCAGCGGACTCTAATGCTGAGACAAGATCCGCGCCTCGGTGAAAATAGGTATACATCTTCTCGCCATCACCGGAAATATCTTCGCGCGGCGCTTGGTCACTTCCCTCCATGGTGCTTAAATAGAACACACCATTAGCTGTAAGTCTTTGACTGGCATCATCGATTAAAGCTAACGCTTCATGCGGACTCAAATAAGGTAAACAGAAGCCACACATGATGGCATCAAATCGCTCATTCAACATATTAAGCTCGCGGCTATCGAGCAGTGCAACATCTGCCAGCGGGTTATTGTGCTGAGCGAGTATCAACATTTTTGGCGCAAGATCTGTAGCAAGAATCGAAAGTTGTGGTCTTAGGCTTAACAGATAGCGAGTAATATTGCCCGGGCCGCATGCAAGCTCCAGCACTCTGGCATCTTGTTTTGGCAGTGCATTAATGAAAGGCTCGAATGTATCGATATACATGGCCAAATCCATATACTTATCTTGATATCGCTGCGCGAGTTTATCGAAGGTATTTACCGATACCTGATTTAGATCTAGTCGCTCAGTCTGATGTATCATTGGTATCTCCCCGAAAGTTGATGACATGCCATATTGACCTTATATCACTCCGCAATGCTATAGACTTGGTTTCGTCCATTCTCCTTTGCGTAGTACAAACCAATATCGGATCTTTTCAGTAGATTATCAATGGTATCGTTGCTAAGGGAATGAGTAACACCAATACTCACCGTTACGGGGCTAGACGTTATATTTTCTGCCGTCATTATTTTCTGTCGTAATCTTTGCGCATAGGCAACGGCCTCATCTAAATGACATCGGCAATGAACAAGGAACTCCTCTCCGCCCCATCGTCCTACGACATCTATATCCCGCGTATTCTCTTTTAGAACTGCAGAGATTTGAGCGTTAACTCACAATCCTTTATAGCTCGTCACCAATAATTAATCACAGCTAAACATTAACTATTTTATCTACGGCATTTCAAACTAAAACAGGGATATTATCAACGTTCTAAAACCAAAAAGCTTACACATAATAAAAACGCTTATTATAAAAACATTTACGCGCACTGCAATTTAACCACAAATCCAATTTTCGCATATCTATTTATTAGTTTTCACATATTAAAAAACAAAATATCTCGTGCAAAACAAATTTAGAATATATAAAACAAAGCACCAAAACACTTACTTATTAATATATAAAATCAATTTATTCAATCAAGATCACAACTACTTTTCGATGTTAAGTTTAACATAATAAAATCAAACCTATTGGTGATGGATAAAAACACACAATACTAATTTAATTAAATGGAATATGTTCAAATGGATAAGCAAATTTTAGTGCCGACACAAAAACAACACAAAACAAAACAAATACAAGTCACACTAAAAACCAACCTATTACCACTAGTTAAAATAACTAATTACTTACTAATAAATATTTAGCATCCGAAAGTAAGCTTTACAATTATCCGAGCCTAATACTTAATATGAATTCAACATACAAAGCCCTTCTGTATATATTGCTATCCGCCCTAACCATTGCCTGCCAATCGACCAAGGTTCCAGAATGGTATAACCTACCACTACCCAACAATTCAGATTATATCTCGGCAGTTGGTGAAGGTAGAAGCCTAGAACAGGCGAAAAAATCAGCACTTAGTAATATAAATGCGGCTCTTTGGACTCAAGTAAACTCATCTTTCTCGATGAACGACACGCATCGAAGTATTAATGATAAAAACTATTCCAATGCCTATGTAAATAACGCCATCAACACCAAAACAGCAAATATTGCATTTAGTGGCGTGGAATACATCAATATCGCCAACAATGACACTCACTTCTATGCTCAGGCACAGATCAAGAAATCGAATATCATTAGCCAACTCACCTCTGATTTAAGAAATATCAATCAGAAAGCAGAAGCGCAACTTGATAAATTGGCCCATCAGGATGCACTGCAATGGTGGTTAACTAATAAGGATAGTGCGGCCTTTAACGACTATACGCGCGTAAGACTCGCGATGCTAAGCTCACTCTCACCAGCTCATGGTATTGATGCTCAGTCATTGGATAAATTAAATAGCCTTTCTGCAAAAGTTAAGTCCAACATATTGATCCATATTCAGACATCTAAAAGTGATAAGAAGATGGCCCAAATTATAGCAGACAAACTATCTAATGAAGGCATTAAGACAACAATGCATAACACTTCTGCTAGTACCCACAATTTGAAACTCGTTTCAGATTTACGTCAAAGCATTATGGCAGAAGCATATATCTCTACCAAAATAACCGCTCTACAACTCAAAGATAGAAATAACAATACCATCAGTAGCAGCGAAATCATCTCTACTGGGAACTCTCTTTCAAATTATCAAATATCTAAAGAAGGGGCAGAGCGTCATTTCTCAACCCTCGTCGATGAGCGCGGACTCTGGCCCGCTCTGGGTTTAACATTATAATAATATAAAACAATGGAGTTAAAGATGCTTAATAAAACAGTGGTCGCTCTCAGTGTGTCTTTGTTATTAGGAGCATGTGCTTCTAGCCCTGAGAACGTCTGTCACCCGAATACTATGGTGAATATTGAAACCTCTGATGTTCCAACAATAAAAAGTGGTGATAAGCAATATATTGTATTACCAATTGATATTAATTTTGAAGAGTCTGCAGCTGACAAGCTGAAAGCGACTCTAATAAATCAACTTGAAACACAACTTATAAACTCCGGTGTTAAGGTTGTTGATCGCAATTTAGCCAGCAAACTCCAAACTGAAATAAAGCTCGCAGAACAAAGTGGACGCTATAACACCAAGGGCGTGCCCATTGCTGACTTTGCTATTATCACAGAAGTTACTAAGAGTGAACTCAGTAAATCTCATAATGAAACCCGCTACTATGAGAATAAAGATGGTGAGACAAAAAAAATTCCGGCTAGCTGTGACTACCGAGTCGAATTTGCAGCAATAACAAAAGTCGTATCACTACCAAATATGACATTGATCAAGCGTATTGAGCTAAGGGGGAATGACTCTTTTAGCACAGAAACCACCAACTCAAGATGCCCTATTTCTGAAGCGCAATATTCTGGGTTAGCATTGGCATCAGCAATTGAGTCTATTGAGCATGATGGTGAGCTGAAAGAGTTACTTGCCCCGAGCGCACCAGTATTAGAGTTGCGTCATTGCGATAGTGGCCCAATGGTAAAGATCGGTATGGGCTCAAAGACGAACATTCAGCCTGACACTGAAGTTTCATTTGCTAATGCTATCAAAAACTCAGAGGGCGAAATAGAAACCTTTGCCGTTGGTGAAGGAGATGTAGTCGATATCCCAATGCATGGCATTAAGCCTGAATACTCTTGGGTAATGATCAATGAAGAAACCGCTTTAAAAATCAAGAAAGGTGATGAGGCGAGAATTGTTCCTAAGCGTTGTAGTAGTTATCTCGACCTTGAATGCCAAGCAAGGGCTATAGGATTATAATCGTGAGAAAAACTATATTAGTAAGTGCCTTAACACTGACATTAATGGCCTGTTCTTCTACTCAGACTGTTGAACAAGCGCAGCAATTTGCTGACTGTACCTTCCCCGATGCCCCAACGGCTGAAGCACCGTCATGGATCTGTGATGTAATGCCTACAGATTTGGCCGCTGGCGGCATGGGTTACGCGAAAAAGAGCGCTGCAGGCATGAACGTAATGCGCAAGATTGCTATTAACGATGCCAGAGTACAGCTAGCCTCACAGTTTCAAATTGACGTCAACAATATGTTCAAACAAGCCATCAATAGCACTGTCAATACCACCACTCAGGAAGGTGCCAACGAAAATGTTATTGAAACATTTGAAAACGTCACTAAAAACGTTGTCACGCGTTCTCTTTCAAATAGCAAGGTGATCGTCAGTCAGGTTAGCCCTAGCGGTGGTTTATATGTGTTAGTGGGTATGGATAAAGAAAGCTACCAAGCTAACGTCAACACTGTGATTGACACCGCCAATCAAGATGCCAGCTTGTGGAATAAGTTCAATAATGAGAAAGCCGCCGAAGATTTATCCAAGGCGTTAGAATCACTTAAAGCAATATAAAACAAACTATTAGAGGCTATTTCGATAGCCTCTTTTTATACTTGGCATAATAGAGAAAACAATGAACTACTATTACAAGTCCCTCATCGCCTTTTCAATTACCTCAATTGTATTTTCAGCTAACGCTAATACAGAGAGTTCGTTCTCCGAATTAGAGCAGGCTAAAACCCGCATTAACCAACCATTTGAAGAGAAAGTTGCCGATTTTCATCAATACGTTAACCAGTATTTGGATGAATATGAGGCATGGAGATCCCAGTATAATGAAGCTCTCGACAAACAGCGAACCGAGCTCATAGGTCAATGGGGGAGTGGTGAAGTCTCTGACCAAACAAAAAGTGTCGAATACACTGACAATAACACCGTTAAGAAGGTCATCGACTATGAAAATAACACCGCTACCATATCGGTATTACTTGATGCTGATGCTGTTACAGAGTCCACACCTACTATTGTACAACAGGGGCTGACCGTCGATGGTCAGATTTTAAACCTCACGCAGGCCAGCGTATCGCTTGTGCAAGTCAATTATTCACTGCAGCAGGAGAAACAAGAAAAGTCGTTTATTATTAAACAAATAGAGCTACAAATGAAGGAGTTGGATATTCAAGCAGACAGATTGATTCAGTCTGCAACAGGTATTCCAGAATCATTTATTTTTGAAAGAGCCCATAAGCAAAAACAGATCTTGCTTGCCGAGGGCAAAGTCCGCCTTAAGCATATAACTGATCTATATGACAGTAAACGAGAAGAACTAGGAATTGAAACTGTTGCATTACTGCCCATGGTTTCTGACAGTAAACCAACAACTGCACTGCAGACCGAACAAACACAAGTATCCGATAAGCAAACAACCAAACAAGCAGAGTTGCGGAATAACGCCACAGACAAGCCGACGGTAACACTCGCGACCGAACAAGCACCAGTTGTCAATAAGCAAACAACCTCACAGGTAGAGCGACATGACAAAGCTTCTCAGGCCGTCGCTGAAATTGTGGTCCCAGCCGCAGTGATTAAGCCTGCAGCCCAGAAAAAAATCGTTTCTTACACAGTAAAACTACCTAATAAGAGCTTAAATCTGCGCGCCAACCAGTATCACCCTTTGGCCACTGCAGAAAGCAAGAAATGGGGAATTGATGAGGCTGTAATTATGGCAATTATGCACAGTGAATCGAGTTTCAGGCCGGATGCAAAATCTCATGTGCCAGCCTTTGGCTTGATGCAGGTCGTTCCTGTAAGCGCAGGTCATGATGTTAACAAGCACATTCGCAACATCGATGCACCAATGAGGGCGGAAGAGTTATATGTACCCCCATTAAATGTTGAAACTGGTGTCGCTTACCTCCATATATTAAACGACAAGTACCTCAAAGCTATTACTGATCCCCAAAGCCGCCTTTATTGCATGATTGCCGCCTACAATACTGGGGCAGGCAATGTAGCTAGAGCCTTCAACGAAAACCGTACGACTAACATCCGCAAGGCCGCAGAAGTGATTAACAAGATGCCACCGGATCAGGTTTACCAGCACCTGCTAAAACAATTACCGTACGATGAAACCAAAAATTACCTCAAAAAGGTGAATCAGCGAATCGCGCTTTACCAATAATATAAACAGAGATAAAACATATGTTTAAAATTATCCCTATGATGTTGATAGCAATTGGGGTCTATATAGGTGTGCAATACGATGACGAAATCATCGATCTTTTCGGTCAGAATACTATCGATCAGATAGAAGAAGCCGTTGAAGATAGTAAAGACAATATATTAGACAAGCTAAAAGATATTAACGAGTAAAAATGAATAATAACGACAATACTGCTGAGACTCAGGGAAAACTAGCAAGAATTATCGCCCTTGTGTCTTTGGTTGCTATCGCCTTAGGTGGTTTTAATGACACTACCGATGCACTGAAGAAAATCTATGATTTCTCATTATCCAAATTTACTGATATCCCTTCGCAAAGTAAGCTGGACAAGATTTATATCCGGGCGTCATCTGACATCCTCGAAGAAAATTTTGGTGCCCCCGTATATATCAAACACACTTACAAGGGGGATGTGATCAAATACTATCGTGATGACCGATTCGTCCTGTCAGCCATTAGTAAAGATGGCGCTATCTCAGCCTATCTAGTGTTTCCCAAAGCAGGTTTCAGTGCCGACACTAAGGCTTCCGCCGGAGGTAGCGATCTACTTACGACCTCTTTTAGTCACCAAGAATCTGTCAATGACATTAGAGCAACCATATCTAAAACAATAAGTTACTATATAGAAGAAAACACCAATGGCGATTTCAGTAACCTATACTCATCAATCAGTGGTTATAGCGAGTTCAATAACACATTGGACGCAGGAAAAAGAGCGACCTTAGCCAAATTGGTCGATGATATGCTATTAGGTGAAAATATCGCAGCGTCGGCCATCGCAGTGAGGGAACATTTTACGCCCAATTTTTATGGCTATAGCACCCTAGGACTAGGCAGTCTGGAAGAGGCCATTTTAACTAATTCAGAATTCCGACTCATCAACCCTTAGTACGCTTAATGCAATTTAGTACGCTTAATGCAACTTAGTACGCTTAAAGCAAATGGGCGCTTTCTGTTCACCTACCGTGACAGAAAGTCCCTATTTGCCGCCCCTCCCCATGTGAGCGACTCGCCAGTCAGTCAACAAAGCCGACTAGTCCTGCATATCTAATAGATCCTACTTCGGTAGCGCCGCCTGATGCGCAGCGATAAAATCATCCATAGTCGATTGAGCTCTTTGCTGCGCGCTGACTAATGTGTCTTCTGACGACATCGCTTCTACCACCTCGTAGTAACACTTAATCTTAGGTTCAGTGCCCGACGGTCTGACGATCACTCGAGCACCATTTTCAAGACGATAAATCAGCACATCACTAGCGGGTAGCGCGATCTCTTCTTCTGTGCCATCGGCACTCCCACCAGAAAAGAAGCGCTTACCAATACTGATATCATCAGTCGAGACCACCTTATGTCCTGCTATCTCAACGGGGGGATGCTCACGTAAATAGGCGCCGATATTTGGCGTCGTCGGTTTAAGGGCAATACTTACCTGGGCGTTGAGATGAAAACCATGTTCACGATAGATGGCTTCAAGACGGTCCCAAATAGTTTGCCCTTGGCTGGTAAGCTCAGCGGTTAACTGAGCAAATGCGACCAGTGCCGATAAACCATCTTTATCCCACACCATAGAGCCAACGGTGTAACCGAGCGCCTCTTCGTAGGCAAATAGGAAGCGGTTATCGTCTGTCTCTTCACTCATGCCGACATTAGTCAGCCACTTAAAACCGGTTAAAGTTGTTAGGCAAGTCGCATTGAGGCTCTGTGCGACCCTTGACAATAAACTCGATGACACAATCGTGGTGCAAGTTAAGCGCTGATCATCACTGGCATGGGTTAATAGGTAATGGCCAAATAACACACCAACTTGGTCGCCAGTAAGCATCTGATACTCACCATCATAGGTTCGCACCGCAACGGCGAAACGGTCGGCATCGGGATCGTTAGCGCAGGCAAGCATAGCGTTATGCTTTTTGGCCTCGGCTATCACCCTATCCATCGCCCCTTTCTCTTCGGGGTTAGGAAAGTTCACCGTTGGGAAATCACCATCGGGCAACGCCTGCTCGGCAACTGAATAAACTTTTGTGAATCCGGCATCTTTCAGCACATTAAGCGCCATCGCGTTACCCACGCCATGCATGGCCGTGTAAGCCAAACTGACAGACTCTGGCTGAGTATGATTTTGCAATACTGCCGCCTGCTTTACACCTTGGCGATAAGCATCATAAAAATCATCCTCTAGCATGACCAGCAGGCCTGAGGCCTTGGCCTGCTGGATCTCCAACAATGGAATAGCCTCGGTCGCAGCTTTATCGATACAAGCCGCGATACCCGAGTCGTGGGGAGGAATGATCTGCGCGCCATTGCCCCAATAGACCTTGTAGCCGTTATATTGCGGCGGATTATGACTCGCGGTGACCACAACACCCGCTGCGCAGCCAAGGTGAAGCACACCAAAGGCCAACAGCGGCGTCGCAGCAACATTTGCTGTGAGATAGACTTTAATTCCCATCGCCGTTAATACGCAGGCGGCGTCATGGGCGAATTGCTTCGAGTCATGGCGACCGTCATAACCAATCACTACGCCGCGGCTTGATACGTCACTAATTTGTGCTTTTAGGTATGATGCTAAACCCGCAGAAGTTTGCTGGATCACTAATCGATTCATTCGAGTCGGCCCCGCGCCCACGACGCCACGTAATCCCGCGGTACCAAATGCGAGTCGCCCCGCAAAACGCGCTTCAAGCTCAGCGCCATCATCTGAGTCTATTAGGGCTTGTAGCTCCTGACGCCTCGAAGAGTCGGGATCGGTTGCCATCCAGTGTTTGACTCTCAATGCTAATTGGGTATCCATAACTCGCTCCATTTACTATCGATGGGTAATGGCCGCTAAAGAATATTGAACCAAGCGCAGCACATTACGACTGTAAAACATTACTAAACACTAAGCCTAGCAGTTAGCTTGAACAAGACAATTTGCATTAAATTTTCATCACATTTTAATCGTCATAGGAATCGCACAGTTCAACATGAATTCTCCTAGCCTGCATTAAGTTATCCGTAAGCATGAGCCAAACGTGTGCTAATCGTGTAAAATTACCGGCTTGCTAAATAACCCATGCAGCGAACTGTTAATCATGAGCCCGTTAAAAATAGAAACCCATATCAAAGTCCAGTCTACCGAGATTGATGCGGCAAGCCTGCTCGCTGAGGAAACCGGCTTATCCAAGCAAGTGATTAAGCAAGCCATGCAAAAAGGGGCGGTTTGGCACAGTCATGGCAGGCAAACTAATCGTCTCCGCCGCGCTAAGAAGGCGCTTAAGGTCGGTGATGAGCTGCATCTTTATTACAACCAAGCGGTATTAGATGAGACTGTAACCGAGGCAGAGCTTCTGTTCGACCAAGAGCAATACAGCATCTGGTACAAACCTTTTGGCATGCGTTGTCAAGGCTCAAAGTGGAGCGACCACACCACGATTAATCGTTATATCGAGACCCACTTAAATCCGGCTCGTAATGCCTACCTCATTCATCGACTCGACTTAGCCGCAACAGGGCTTATCGTGTTGGGTCATAATAAAAAAGTCACTGCTGCCATCGCCAAACTGTTTGAAACCCGCGCGCTAGATAAGTTTTATCAGGTGATAGTGGAAGGCAAGTTCCCCGATGGAAAAGTCACCATTGATACCGATGTGGATAACAAGTCGGCACTGTCACACGCCGAGCGTTTAGAGTACAACAGCGAGCTGAACCAGTCTAAAGTGCAAGTTAAAATCGAATCGGGGCGTAAACACCAAATTCGCATCCATATGGCCAGCCTTGGTCATCCAGTTGTCGGCGACAGACAGCATGGTAATGGCAGTGAGCAAACACCGAATCTGCAGCTGACCTCCTGCCACTTAAGCTTTGT comes from the Shewanella halifaxensis HAW-EB4 genome and includes:
- a CDS encoding class I SAM-dependent methyltransferase — its product is MIHQTERLDLNQVSVNTFDKLAQRYQDKYMDLAMYIDTFEPFINALPKQDARVLELACGPGNITRYLLSLRPQLSILATDLAPKMLILAQHNNPLADVALLDSRELNMLNERFDAIMCGFCLPYLSPHEALALIDDASQRLTANGVFYLSTMEGSDQAPREDISGDGEKMYTYFHRGADLVSALESAGFSIIELKRKLQPSPIGEVTDLFITARLDKA
- a CDS encoding phospho-sugar mutase; translation: MDTQLALRVKHWMATDPDSSRRQELQALIDSDDGAELEARFAGRLAFGTAGLRGVVGAGPTRMNRLVIQQTSAGLASYLKAQISDVSSRGVVIGYDGRHDSKQFAHDAACVLTAMGIKVYLTANVAATPLLAFGVLHLGCAAGVVVTASHNPPQYNGYKVYWGNGAQIIPPHDSGIAACIDKAATEAIPLLEIQQAKASGLLVMLEDDFYDAYRQGVKQAAVLQNHTQPESVSLAYTAMHGVGNAMALNVLKDAGFTKVYSVAEQALPDGDFPTVNFPNPEEKGAMDRVIAEAKKHNAMLACANDPDADRFAVAVRTYDGEYQMLTGDQVGVLFGHYLLTHASDDQRLTCTTIVSSSLLSRVAQSLNATCLTTLTGFKWLTNVGMSEETDDNRFLFAYEEALGYTVGSMVWDKDGLSALVAFAQLTAELTSQGQTIWDRLEAIYREHGFHLNAQVSIALKPTTPNIGAYLREHPPVEIAGHKVVSTDDISIGKRFFSGGSADGTEEEIALPASDVLIYRLENGARVIVRPSGTEPKIKCYYEVVEAMSSEDTLVSAQQRAQSTMDDFIAAHQAALPK
- a CDS encoding transglycosylase SLT domain-containing protein; protein product: MNYYYKSLIAFSITSIVFSANANTESSFSELEQAKTRINQPFEEKVADFHQYVNQYLDEYEAWRSQYNEALDKQRTELIGQWGSGEVSDQTKSVEYTDNNTVKKVIDYENNTATISVLLDADAVTESTPTIVQQGLTVDGQILNLTQASVSLVQVNYSLQQEKQEKSFIIKQIELQMKELDIQADRLIQSATGIPESFIFERAHKQKQILLAEGKVRLKHITDLYDSKREELGIETVALLPMVSDSKPTTALQTEQTQVSDKQTTKQAELRNNATDKPTVTLATEQAPVVNKQTTSQVERHDKASQAVAEIVVPAAVIKPAAQKKIVSYTVKLPNKSLNLRANQYHPLATAESKKWGIDEAVIMAIMHSESSFRPDAKSHVPAFGLMQVVPVSAGHDVNKHIRNIDAPMRAEELYVPPLNVETGVAYLHILNDKYLKAITDPQSRLYCMIAAYNTGAGNVARAFNENRTTNIRKAAEVINKMPPDQVYQHLLKQLPYDETKNYLKKVNQRIALYQ
- a CDS encoding ETEC_3214 domain-containing protein, with protein sequence MNNNDNTAETQGKLARIIALVSLVAIALGGFNDTTDALKKIYDFSLSKFTDIPSQSKLDKIYIRASSDILEENFGAPVYIKHTYKGDVIKYYRDDRFVLSAISKDGAISAYLVFPKAGFSADTKASAGGSDLLTTSFSHQESVNDIRATISKTISYYIEENTNGDFSNLYSSISGYSEFNNTLDAGKRATLAKLVDDMLLGENIAASAIAVREHFTPNFYGYSTLGLGSLEEAILTNSEFRLINP
- a CDS encoding GGDEF domain-containing protein, producing the protein MSAVLKENTRDIDVVGRWGGEEFLVHCRCHLDEAVAYAQRLRQKIMTAENITSSPVTVSIGVTHSLSNDTIDNLLKRSDIGLYYAKENGRNQVYSIAE
- a CDS encoding pseudouridine synthase family protein is translated as MSPLKIETHIKVQSTEIDAASLLAEETGLSKQVIKQAMQKGAVWHSHGRQTNRLRRAKKALKVGDELHLYYNQAVLDETVTEAELLFDQEQYSIWYKPFGMRCQGSKWSDHTTINRYIETHLNPARNAYLIHRLDLAATGLIVLGHNKKVTAAIAKLFETRALDKFYQVIVEGKFPDGKVTIDTDVDNKSALSHAERLEYNSELNQSKVQVKIESGRKHQIRIHMASLGHPVVGDRQHGNGSEQTPNLQLTSCHLSFVCPVTGEDKVFELPQSYRPEFQAR
- a CDS encoding LPP20 family lipoprotein, whose translation is MRKTILVSALTLTLMACSSTQTVEQAQQFADCTFPDAPTAEAPSWICDVMPTDLAAGGMGYAKKSAAGMNVMRKIAINDARVQLASQFQIDVNNMFKQAINSTVNTTTQEGANENVIETFENVTKNVVTRSLSNSKVIVSQVSPSGGLYVLVGMDKESYQANVNTVIDTANQDASLWNKFNNEKAAEDLSKALESLKAI
- a CDS encoding LPP20 family lipoprotein, producing MNSTYKALLYILLSALTIACQSTKVPEWYNLPLPNNSDYISAVGEGRSLEQAKKSALSNINAALWTQVNSSFSMNDTHRSINDKNYSNAYVNNAINTKTANIAFSGVEYINIANNDTHFYAQAQIKKSNIISQLTSDLRNINQKAEAQLDKLAHQDALQWWLTNKDSAAFNDYTRVRLAMLSSLSPAHGIDAQSLDKLNSLSAKVKSNILIHIQTSKSDKKMAQIIADKLSNEGIKTTMHNTSASTHNLKLVSDLRQSIMAEAYISTKITALQLKDRNNNTISSSEIISTGNSLSNYQISKEGAERHFSTLVDERGLWPALGLTL